In a genomic window of Aeromonas veronii:
- a CDS encoding threonine/serine exporter family protein, which translates to MTDLLWLLAKDAFWSSIPAVGFAMLFNVPPRMLKYCAMGGALAHSLRTLLIHYGMPIEWATLAAATTVGFVCVYWSRRLLAPRPVFSVASIIPMIPGSYAFKTMIAVVELNISGVSMELIQSAVENGLKALFIVGALSFGLAIPSLVVYRNRPII; encoded by the coding sequence ATGACGGATCTGCTCTGGTTACTGGCCAAGGATGCCTTCTGGTCCTCCATCCCGGCGGTGGGCTTTGCCATGCTGTTCAACGTGCCGCCGCGGATGCTGAAATATTGCGCCATGGGCGGGGCGCTGGCTCACAGTCTGCGCACCTTGCTCATTCACTACGGTATGCCCATCGAGTGGGCGACGCTGGCGGCGGCGACCACGGTCGGCTTTGTCTGTGTCTACTGGTCGCGCCGTCTGCTGGCGCCGCGTCCGGTGTTCAGCGTCGCCTCCATCATTCCGATGATCCCGGGCAGCTATGCGTTCAAGACCATGATTGCGGTGGTGGAGCTCAATATCTCGGGGGTGAGCATGGAGCTTATCCAGAGTGCGGTGGAGAACGGCCTCAAGGCGCTCTTTATCGTTGGCGCCCTCAGTTTCGGTTTGGCGATCCCCTCTCTGGTCGTGTACCGTAACCGCCCCATAATCTGA
- a CDS encoding threonine/serine exporter family protein: MRSITPRRVLSREQQTEITRIIVKVGQMLAQFGAESRIIEQTTVRLGMALGLESVEMAISSSAIVLTSLYQGGCVTTTRRVREHGINMQVVCEIQRICIMAEKELIGAREVRQRLEAIVPFHYHPWLVVTMVGLSCGAFSLLFGGDWPIFLVTSFSSAVAMRVRQLIARHHHSPLINFAATGFIATLLSSSATFFGWGSQPYLAMAASVLLLVPGFPLINAVSDMVKGYFNMGLARWGTATLLTISAAIGIILAMSLTGIWGWKV; encoded by the coding sequence ATGAGAAGTATCACACCAAGACGGGTGTTGTCGCGGGAGCAACAGACAGAGATCACCCGCATTATCGTCAAGGTGGGCCAGATGTTGGCTCAGTTCGGGGCGGAGAGCCGGATCATCGAGCAGACCACGGTGCGGCTGGGGATGGCGCTGGGGCTGGAGAGTGTCGAAATGGCCATCTCCTCGAGCGCCATCGTGCTCACCAGCCTCTATCAGGGGGGCTGTGTCACCACGACCCGGCGGGTGCGTGAACATGGCATCAATATGCAGGTGGTGTGCGAGATCCAACGGATCTGCATCATGGCGGAGAAAGAGCTGATTGGTGCCCGTGAAGTGCGCCAGCGCCTCGAAGCCATCGTCCCCTTCCACTATCACCCCTGGCTGGTGGTCACCATGGTCGGGCTCTCTTGTGGCGCTTTCAGCCTGCTGTTTGGCGGTGACTGGCCCATCTTCCTGGTGACCAGCTTCTCGTCTGCCGTGGCGATGCGGGTGCGCCAGCTGATTGCTCGTCATCACCATAGCCCGCTCATCAACTTTGCTGCCACCGGCTTTATTGCCACCTTGCTCTCCTCCAGCGCCACCTTCTTTGGCTGGGGCAGTCAGCCCTACCTCGCCATGGCGGCCAGCGTGCTGCTGTTGGTGCCGGGGTTTCCGCTCATCAATGCTGTCTCCGATATGGTCAAGGGCTACTTCAACATGGGGCTGGCCCGCTGGGGCACGGCAACCCTGCTGACCATCAGCGCTGCCATCGGCATCATTCTCGCCATGTCGTTGACCGGGATCTGGGGGTGGAAAGTATGA
- a CDS encoding DUF3135 domain-containing protein — protein sequence MELPDFDTLKELAAREPSRLDAILEQQVDLLIARASPDQQRRLRGLQFKIDGQRRLAKNNLDSCIRIANMMWESFYVMRSEMIQFREKGGSPPENDGSGKIIHLADYRRHK from the coding sequence ATGGAGTTGCCTGATTTTGACACCCTGAAGGAGTTGGCTGCGCGTGAGCCTTCCCGGCTGGATGCGATCCTGGAGCAGCAGGTCGACCTGTTGATTGCACGAGCGAGCCCCGATCAGCAGCGCCGTTTGCGCGGGTTGCAGTTCAAGATTGATGGCCAGCGCCGCTTGGCGAAAAACAATCTCGATAGCTGTATCCGGATTGCCAACATGATGTGGGAATCCTTTTATGTGATGCGCAGCGAAATGATCCAATTCAGAGAAAAGGGTGGCTCTCCGCCTGAAAACGATGGCAGTGGTAAAATAATCCATCTGGCAGACTATCGACGTCATAAATAA
- the mog gene encoding molybdopterin adenylyltransferase: MSKAKIGIVTVSDRASAGIYEDLSGKAIIDTLNAYLTSAWEPVYQVIPDEQDQIEATLIRLADQEQCCLIVTTGGTGPAKRDVTPEATEAVCDRMMPGFGELMRAESLKFVPTAILSRQTAGLRDDTLIVNLPGKPKSIRECLDAVFPAIPYCIDLMEGPYLECDETVIKPFRPKK, from the coding sequence ATGAGCAAGGCAAAAATCGGTATCGTCACCGTCAGCGATCGCGCCAGCGCGGGCATCTATGAAGACCTTTCCGGCAAGGCCATCATCGACACCCTGAACGCCTATCTGACCTCGGCGTGGGAGCCCGTCTATCAGGTGATCCCCGATGAGCAGGATCAGATTGAAGCGACCCTGATCCGGCTGGCGGATCAGGAGCAGTGTTGTCTCATCGTCACCACCGGCGGCACCGGCCCGGCCAAGCGGGATGTCACGCCGGAAGCGACCGAAGCGGTGTGTGATCGCATGATGCCGGGCTTTGGCGAGTTGATGCGGGCCGAATCCCTCAAGTTTGTGCCGACCGCCATTCTGTCGCGCCAGACCGCCGGACTGCGCGATGACACCCTGATCGTCAATCTGCCGGGCAAACCCAAATCGATCCGCGAGTGTCTGGATGCGGTCTTCCCCGCCATCCCCTACTGCATCGATTTGATGGAGGGGCCTTATCTCGAATGCGATGAAACCGTCATCAAGCCATTTCGGCCGAAAAAATAG
- a CDS encoding DUF2541 family protein, producing MSLMSIWNSRFSARTLLGGILLVVASASQAGDDQFTLGRTILLGAGDHGATIPLVICRQTKYIKVKAERDLTLDRVVVTYGGDRTKTIRFDRDMSSDKETEWKSLGSRRCVKKIEVYGNSERSKAGVKVFGRK from the coding sequence ATGTCCTTGATGTCTATCTGGAATTCCCGTTTTTCCGCGCGCACCCTGCTGGGTGGCATCCTGTTGGTCGTGGCGTCTGCTAGCCAAGCTGGCGATGATCAGTTCACGCTGGGGCGGACAATCTTGCTGGGGGCCGGTGATCATGGAGCGACAATTCCTTTGGTGATTTGCCGTCAGACCAAATATATCAAGGTGAAGGCGGAGCGTGATTTGACCCTGGATCGGGTGGTGGTGACCTATGGTGGTGATCGTACCAAGACCATTCGTTTCGATCGGGATATGAGCAGTGATAAAGAGACCGAGTGGAAATCACTGGGCTCACGTCGTTGTGTGAAAAAAATCGAAGTGTACGGTAATTCAGAGCGCAGCAAAGCGGGCGTAAAAGTATTCGGCCGAAAATAA
- a CDS encoding YgdI/YgdR family lipoprotein yields the protein MKKLMMILVCALGLVACSSQYIMSTKDGKMITTESKPKLDESTGMYRYYDHEGREVMIKKDDVTQILER from the coding sequence ATGAAAAAACTGATGATGATCCTGGTGTGCGCCCTGGGGCTGGTGGCATGCAGCTCCCAATACATCATGAGCACCAAGGATGGCAAGATGATCACCACCGAGAGCAAGCCCAAGCTGGACGAGAGTACCGGCATGTATCGCTATTACGATCATGAAGGGCGTGAAGTGATGATCAAAAAAGATGATGTGACCCAAATCCTGGAGCGATAA
- a CDS encoding oligogalacturonate-specific porin KdgM family protein, with translation MKVSRIAALTLLGLLGSAATAHAATLNYRHEYTPDKGEHKDRVAISHRLANGVGFGAEAKWRNEGKGESYLDFFNNIKADGSVFTLNYQYKLNDQWSFQPGVQLDSGTSRSDYQVFVRAGYNVTKDFSTSLRYRWRMTNEGGHGNYDKPHRDNLTLNLGYKLTPAITVGYELDYNDLDRDAAGSNGIYSGGFANKSKTWDHNLSLGYKINKEWEPFVEFGWIQGNERGDTPGYKDTYIPRYRVGLKYNF, from the coding sequence ATGAAAGTAAGCCGTATCGCTGCGCTGACCTTGTTGGGATTGCTGGGTTCCGCCGCCACTGCACATGCTGCAACTCTTAACTATCGTCATGAATATACCCCTGATAAGGGTGAGCATAAGGATCGCGTTGCTATCAGCCATCGTCTGGCCAATGGCGTTGGTTTTGGCGCAGAAGCAAAGTGGAGAAATGAAGGGAAAGGCGAAAGTTATTTGGATTTCTTTAACAATATCAAAGCTGATGGTTCGGTCTTCACTCTTAATTACCAATATAAATTGAACGACCAATGGTCCTTCCAACCGGGTGTTCAACTTGATAGTGGAACTTCAAGATCTGATTATCAGGTATTTGTCAGAGCTGGTTATAATGTAACCAAAGATTTCTCGACCAGTCTGCGCTATCGCTGGCGTATGACAAACGAAGGTGGTCATGGTAACTATGATAAGCCACATCGTGACAATTTGACTCTTAATCTTGGCTATAAATTGACTCCCGCAATTACTGTAGGTTACGAGTTGGATTATAATGACTTGGACCGAGATGCAGCTGGAAGTAATGGTATCTATTCTGGTGGTTTTGCTAACAAGAGTAAAACTTGGGATCACAATTTGAGCCTAGGCTACAAAATCAATAAAGAATGGGAGCCGTTTGTTGAGTTTGGTTGGATCCAAGGTAATGAGCGTGGTGATACACCTGGTTACAAGGATACATATATCCCCCGCTACCGCGTTGGTCTGAAGTACAACTTCTAA
- a CDS encoding cupin domain-containing protein, whose translation MFVFNDKIEMDDLGNGVKRKILAHGGTMMGVEVHFETGAIGPLHQHPHEQLTYVLSGEFDFTIDGVTHLVKAGDTLYKKPNVVHGCVCRAAGVLLDTFTPQREDFLAAK comes from the coding sequence ATGTTTGTATTTAATGACAAGATCGAGATGGACGATCTCGGTAACGGTGTAAAGCGCAAGATCCTGGCCCACGGTGGCACCATGATGGGCGTTGAGGTGCATTTTGAAACCGGCGCGATCGGTCCTTTGCATCAGCACCCCCATGAGCAGTTGACCTATGTGCTCTCCGGCGAGTTTGACTTCACCATCGATGGCGTGACCCATCTGGTCAAGGCTGGCGACACCCTCTATAAAAAGCCAAATGTGGTGCACGGCTGTGTCTGCCGCGCCGCTGGCGTGCTGCTCGATACCTTTACGCCGCAGCGGGAAGATTTTCTCGCCGCCAAATAA
- a CDS encoding bifunctional 4-hydroxy-2-oxoglutarate aldolase/2-dehydro-3-deoxy-phosphogluconate aldolase has product MSTLVERLSELKIIPVIAIKNADDAVALGRALIEGGMPSAEITFRTPAAAQAIRNLRAEFPDMVIGAGTVLTTAQVDEAIEAGVDFVVSPGFNPTTVRYCQQRGMPIVPGVNNPSLVEQAMEMGLKTLKFFPAEPSGGVAMLKALSAVYPVKFMPTGGVSPQNIKQYLGLGSVFACGGTWMVPGDLIDAGEWDTIRELAREAMAAL; this is encoded by the coding sequence ATGTCCACTCTGGTTGAAAGACTCTCCGAGCTCAAAATCATCCCCGTCATCGCCATCAAGAATGCCGATGATGCCGTAGCACTGGGCCGCGCCCTGATTGAAGGCGGCATGCCGAGCGCCGAGATCACCTTCCGTACTCCGGCGGCCGCCCAGGCCATTCGCAACCTGCGCGCCGAGTTCCCCGACATGGTGATTGGTGCCGGTACCGTGCTGACCACTGCGCAAGTCGACGAAGCCATCGAGGCCGGTGTCGATTTCGTGGTCAGCCCCGGTTTTAACCCCACCACAGTGCGTTACTGCCAGCAGCGCGGCATGCCGATTGTGCCGGGCGTCAACAACCCGAGTCTGGTCGAGCAGGCCATGGAGATGGGTCTGAAGACCCTCAAGTTCTTCCCGGCGGAGCCCTCCGGTGGCGTGGCCATGCTCAAGGCGCTGAGCGCTGTGTATCCGGTCAAGTTTATGCCGACCGGTGGCGTGAGCCCGCAAAACATCAAGCAGTACCTGGGCCTTGGCTCCGTGTTTGCGTGCGGGGGCACCTGGATGGTGCCAGGCGATCTGATCGATGCTGGCGAGTGGGACACCATCCGCGAACTGGCCCGCGAAGCCATGGCCGCCCTGTAA
- a CDS encoding sugar kinase, with product MTVKIAVIGECMVELAEHSKGIVRGFGGDTLNTAVYLRRANPSLAVHYVTALGGDSMSSDMLTQWQAEGIYTDLVQRRADKLPGLYLIETDETGERTFHYWRNDAAARYWLQSEQTDAVCERLVAMDYLYLSGITLAILPAADRMRLLTLLDTCRARGGKVVFDNNYRPRLWEDLDTAQHWYREVMKRTDIAFLTFDDELALWGEHGELACIERSREWGVSEIVIKRGGEPCMVITAAEPLLVAAEPLKAEQIVDTTAAGDSFSAGYLAIRLAGGSPEQSARYAHQLAGTVIQHRGAIIAKALMPTSPVSVA from the coding sequence ATGACTGTCAAAATTGCCGTGATTGGTGAATGTATGGTTGAGCTGGCAGAGCACAGCAAAGGCATCGTGCGTGGTTTTGGAGGGGATACCCTCAATACGGCGGTGTATCTGCGTCGCGCTAACCCATCGTTAGCGGTGCACTATGTTACTGCTTTGGGGGGCGATAGCATGAGTAGTGACATGCTGACCCAGTGGCAAGCAGAGGGAATCTATACCGATCTGGTGCAGCGCAGGGCAGACAAGTTGCCTGGACTCTATCTGATTGAAACCGATGAAACCGGGGAGCGTACATTCCACTATTGGCGCAACGATGCCGCCGCCCGTTACTGGCTGCAAAGTGAGCAGACCGACGCGGTGTGTGAGCGTCTGGTCGCAATGGATTATCTCTATCTGAGCGGCATCACCCTGGCGATTTTGCCGGCCGCCGATCGCATGCGTTTACTGACGCTGCTAGATACTTGCCGTGCCCGTGGCGGCAAGGTGGTGTTTGACAACAACTATCGTCCGCGCCTGTGGGAAGATCTCGACACGGCCCAGCACTGGTATCGCGAGGTGATGAAGCGCACCGATATCGCCTTCCTCACCTTTGATGACGAGCTGGCCCTGTGGGGCGAGCATGGCGAGCTTGCCTGCATCGAGCGCAGCCGCGAATGGGGCGTGAGCGAAATTGTCATCAAGCGGGGTGGCGAGCCCTGCATGGTGATCACTGCCGCCGAGCCGCTGCTGGTGGCTGCCGAGCCGCTCAAGGCCGAACAGATCGTCGATACCACCGCGGCCGGTGACTCGTTCAGTGCCGGATACCTGGCGATTCGCCTGGCTGGCGGCTCACCCGAACAGTCCGCCCGTTATGCCCACCAGTTGGCGGGCACCGTAATTCAGCATCGTGGCGCCATCATTGCCAAGGCCCTGATGCCCACTTCACCTGTTTCTGTAGCATGA
- the kduI gene encoding 5-dehydro-4-deoxy-D-glucuronate isomerase, with amino-acid sequence MQIRQSIHSDHAKQLDTQGLRREFLVEQVFVPNELTMTYSHIDRIVFGGIMPGQAPLAFSSDLGTAFGVSYFLERRELGLINIGGPGVIVVDGTTYEIGHAEALYVGQGARELSFASVSATQPAKFYYNSAPAHTHYPTRKVTQGQASPATLGDASTSNRRTIYKYLVPDVLPTCQLVMGMTQLEEGSLWNTMPCHTHERRMEVYFYFNMQEEAAVFHMMGKPDETRHLLVHNEQAVISPSWSIHSGVGTQAYTFIWGMVGENQVFGDMDHLAVKDLR; translated from the coding sequence ATGCAAATTCGTCAGAGTATCCACAGCGACCACGCCAAACAACTGGACACCCAAGGGCTACGCCGCGAGTTTCTGGTTGAACAGGTGTTTGTTCCCAACGAACTGACGATGACCTACAGCCACATCGACCGGATCGTATTCGGCGGTATCATGCCGGGTCAGGCGCCACTTGCCTTCTCTAGCGATCTTGGCACTGCATTTGGAGTAAGCTACTTCCTCGAACGCCGCGAGCTGGGACTGATCAATATCGGGGGACCCGGTGTGATCGTGGTCGATGGCACCACCTATGAGATCGGTCATGCAGAAGCACTTTATGTAGGACAAGGAGCCCGTGAGCTCAGCTTTGCCAGCGTGTCCGCGACTCAGCCGGCCAAGTTCTACTACAACAGCGCGCCCGCCCACACCCACTACCCCACCCGCAAGGTTACCCAGGGTCAGGCCTCTCCAGCCACGTTGGGCGATGCATCCACCAGCAACCGTCGCACCATCTACAAGTATCTGGTACCTGACGTGCTGCCGACCTGCCAACTGGTGATGGGCATGACCCAGCTGGAAGAGGGCAGCCTGTGGAACACCATGCCCTGCCACACCCACGAGCGCCGCATGGAGGTCTACTTCTACTTCAACATGCAAGAAGAGGCCGCGGTGTTCCACATGATGGGCAAACCAGATGAAACCCGTCACCTGCTGGTACACAACGAACAAGCTGTCATCTCACCGAGCTGGTCCATCCACTCAGGTGTGGGTACTCAGGCCTACACCTTCATTTGGGGCATGGTCGGTGAGAACCAAGTGTTCGGTGATATGGACCATCTCGCAGTTAAAGACCTGCGCTAG
- the kduD gene encoding 2-dehydro-3-deoxy-D-gluconate 5-dehydrogenase KduD — MLKGKNMILNAFDLKGKVAIVTGCDTGLGQGMALGLAQAGCDIVGINIVEPTETIAKVEAIGRRFLSLKADVSKVENLPALVDQAVSHFGHVDVLVNNAGIIRREDAINFSEKDWDDVMNINIKSVFFMSQAVARQFIAQGNGGKIVNIASMLSYQGGIRVPSYTASKSGVMGITRLLANEWGNKGINVNAIAPGYMATNNTTALRADEDRNAAILERIPAGRWGVPDDMMGPVVFLASAASDYINGYTVAVDGGWLAR; from the coding sequence GTGCTTAAAGGAAAAAACATGATTCTTAACGCATTCGATCTGAAAGGTAAGGTTGCCATCGTCACCGGTTGTGATACCGGACTGGGTCAGGGCATGGCTCTGGGACTCGCCCAGGCAGGCTGCGACATCGTTGGTATTAACATCGTCGAACCGACCGAGACCATCGCCAAAGTTGAAGCTATCGGCCGCCGCTTTTTAAGCCTGAAAGCCGACGTCAGTAAGGTGGAAAACTTGCCCGCGCTGGTAGACCAAGCAGTTTCACACTTCGGTCACGTGGACGTACTGGTAAACAATGCGGGTATCATTCGCCGGGAAGATGCGATCAATTTCAGCGAAAAAGATTGGGACGATGTGATGAATATCAACATCAAAAGCGTCTTCTTCATGTCCCAGGCAGTGGCCAGACAGTTTATCGCTCAAGGCAACGGCGGCAAGATTGTCAACATCGCTTCGATGCTCTCTTATCAGGGCGGGATCCGCGTGCCTTCTTATACCGCCTCCAAAAGCGGCGTCATGGGCATCACTCGCTTACTGGCCAACGAATGGGGCAACAAGGGGATCAACGTTAACGCCATCGCCCCAGGCTACATGGCTACCAACAACACGACTGCCCTGCGGGCCGATGAAGATCGCAATGCCGCCATTCTGGAGCGGATCCCGGCTGGGCGTTGGGGTGTACCAGACGACATGATGGGGCCTGTGGTATTCCTGGCCTCCGCCGCCTCTGACTACATCAATGGATACACAGTTGCCGTTGATGGCGGCTGGCTGGCACGCTAA
- a CDS encoding YgjV family protein — translation MFFASDWFAQSVGLLACLVGTVAFMQRQDNKLRLHLTLNGTLMSLHFLLLGSSVAAINCLLCAVRNWVSGYYRGIGVMLLFLTLAWLLVIPQMTHPVQILTLIGTTLSTYALFRLNGIALRLCMLSSTICWLSHNIWAGSIGGILQESIFFVINSHTIFKLYRAAPQNA, via the coding sequence ATGTTTTTCGCTAGTGATTGGTTTGCCCAGTCAGTGGGGCTGTTGGCCTGTCTCGTTGGTACTGTGGCCTTCATGCAGCGCCAGGACAACAAGCTCAGACTCCACCTGACGCTCAACGGCACTCTGATGAGTCTGCACTTCCTGCTGCTGGGCTCTTCCGTGGCCGCCATCAACTGCTTACTTTGTGCGGTGCGCAATTGGGTATCGGGTTACTATCGAGGGATCGGCGTCATGCTGCTGTTCCTAACGCTGGCCTGGCTGCTGGTGATCCCTCAAATGACCCATCCGGTACAGATACTGACGCTGATCGGCACCACTCTGAGCACCTATGCCCTGTTTCGTCTCAACGGTATTGCGCTGAGACTGTGTATGTTAAGTAGTACCATCTGCTGGCTGAGCCACAATATCTGGGCGGGATCCATAGGTGGCATCTTGCAGGAGAGCATCTTCTTCGTCATCAACAGCCACACCATCTTCAAACTCTACCGGGCGGCCCCGCAAAATGCCTGA
- the kdgR gene encoding DNA-binding transcriptional regulator KdgR, producing MSVLDNSPDSVSSVLKVFGILQALGEQKEIGVTELSQRIMMSKSTVYRFLQTMKTLGYVSQEGDTDKYVLSLRLFELGAKALEHQDLVKIADEQMYRLGKLTKETLHLGTLDEDSIVYLHKIDSEYNLRMYSRIGRRRPLYSTGLGKVMMAWRPETEVRAMLADVTFERFTEHTLKDIDELLVELAQVREQGYAEDREEMEHGLRCFAAPIYNRMGRIIAGLSLSLPLVRFHEENKETLVAQLHDAAAKISDSLGFHSYPFGNKQ from the coding sequence ATGTCTGTGCTAGATAACTCACCCGATTCAGTCTCATCAGTGCTCAAGGTGTTTGGCATTCTACAGGCACTCGGGGAACAAAAAGAGATCGGGGTGACGGAGCTCTCCCAGCGCATCATGATGTCCAAAAGCACCGTCTACCGCTTTTTGCAAACCATGAAGACCCTAGGATATGTCTCTCAGGAGGGGGATACCGACAAATATGTCCTCAGTCTGAGACTGTTCGAACTCGGGGCCAAGGCGCTGGAGCACCAAGATCTGGTCAAGATCGCCGATGAGCAGATGTACCGTCTTGGCAAGCTGACCAAAGAGACACTGCATCTGGGGACCCTGGATGAAGACAGCATCGTCTATCTGCACAAAATCGACTCCGAATACAATTTGCGAATGTATTCTCGCATTGGCCGCCGTCGCCCGCTATACAGTACCGGTCTTGGCAAGGTGATGATGGCTTGGCGGCCCGAAACCGAGGTGCGTGCCATGCTGGCGGATGTCACTTTCGAGCGTTTCACCGAGCACACACTGAAGGATATCGATGAGCTGCTGGTGGAGCTGGCGCAGGTACGGGAACAGGGTTACGCCGAAGACAGGGAAGAGATGGAGCATGGTTTACGCTGCTTCGCCGCGCCCATCTACAACCGCATGGGACGGATCATCGCGGGGCTCTCCCTGTCGCTGCCCCTGGTGCGTTTCCATGAAGAAAACAAGGAGACGCTGGTGGCCCAACTGCACGATGCTGCCGCCAAGATCTCTGACAGTTTGGGTTTTCACAGTTATCCGTTCGGAAACAAGCAATAA
- a CDS encoding sugar kinase, with product MSIKVAVIGECMIELSENRDGIVRHFGGDTLNTAVYLTRANPDVAVHYVSALGTDHMSSAMLAHWQQEGVHTELVQRLDHKLPGLYLIETDELGERTFHYWRNNAAARYWLQTPQSGEICRQLQAFDYLYLSGISLAILSAEDRQTLLQRLAECRATGVRIAFDNNYRPRLWESQEAARQAYRAMLALTDIAFLTLDDEFALWGDSEEAQCLTRTRELGVEEIVIKRGAEPCLIVKQAYHCEVPAVALAKERVLDTTAAGDSFSAGYLAARLAGQSLADSAHYAHQLASTVIQHRGAIIPLTAMPPHMTPDHSTNETAHIHMV from the coding sequence ATGTCTATCAAAGTTGCCGTCATTGGCGAGTGTATGATTGAGTTGTCCGAAAACCGGGATGGCATAGTGCGCCACTTCGGAGGGGACACCCTCAATACTGCCGTCTATCTGACACGCGCCAACCCGGATGTCGCCGTACACTATGTCAGTGCGTTGGGCACAGATCACATGAGCAGTGCCATGCTGGCCCACTGGCAACAGGAAGGCGTACACACAGAGCTGGTACAACGACTCGACCACAAACTGCCCGGCCTCTACCTCATCGAGACCGACGAACTCGGGGAGCGCACCTTCCACTACTGGCGCAACAACGCAGCGGCCCGTTACTGGCTGCAGACCCCACAGAGCGGCGAGATATGCCGCCAGTTGCAGGCATTTGACTACCTCTATCTTAGTGGCATCAGCCTCGCCATCTTGTCCGCAGAGGATCGCCAGACCCTGCTACAGCGGCTGGCCGAGTGCCGTGCGACTGGCGTCCGGATCGCTTTTGACAACAACTATCGACCGCGACTGTGGGAGAGCCAGGAAGCGGCCAGGCAAGCTTATCGCGCCATGCTGGCCTTGACCGATATTGCCTTCCTGACCCTGGATGATGAGTTCGCCCTGTGGGGCGACAGCGAAGAGGCCCAATGTCTGACCCGCACTCGCGAGCTGGGTGTCGAAGAGATCGTCATCAAGCGCGGTGCCGAGCCCTGTCTCATCGTCAAACAGGCATACCACTGCGAAGTGCCCGCCGTCGCGCTGGCAAAAGAGCGTGTGCTTGACACGACCGCAGCCGGCGACTCGTTCAGCGCAGGTTACCTTGCCGCCAGACTAGCAGGGCAATCCCTGGCCGACTCGGCGCATTATGCCCACCAGCTGGCCAGCACCGTTATTCAGCACCGTGGCGCCATCATCCCCTTGACGGCAATGCCACCCCACATGACGCCTGATCACTCCACCAACGAGACTGCCCATATCCACATGGTGTGA
- a CDS encoding flavodoxin, with product MAQIDIVVGTVYGAAMLVAETLVDELERKGHHCTLHEEARLVDIDPGRFLLLVSATTGQGDIPPNLQPFASELADKAPWLKGLRYTLIAMGDSSYDHFCGAGRRLDGLLQELGATRVIPPLELDATVHDEPEQVALSWLKKWDIQP from the coding sequence ATGGCGCAGATCGATATCGTGGTAGGAACTGTCTATGGCGCAGCCATGCTGGTGGCCGAGACCCTGGTAGATGAGCTGGAACGCAAGGGGCATCACTGCACCCTGCACGAAGAAGCACGGCTGGTGGACATCGACCCCGGCCGTTTTTTATTGCTGGTCAGTGCCACCACAGGGCAGGGGGACATTCCTCCCAATCTGCAGCCCTTTGCCAGCGAGCTGGCCGACAAGGCCCCCTGGCTCAAAGGGCTGCGTTATACCCTGATTGCCATGGGAGACAGTAGCTATGACCATTTTTGTGGTGCGGGCCGTCGGCTGGACGGATTGCTGCAAGAGCTGGGGGCCACGCGAGTGATTCCCCCGCTGGAGCTGGATGCCACCGTGCACGATGAACCCGAACAGGTGGCACTCAGCTGGCTGAAAAAGTGGGATATTCAGCCCTGA